A section of the Cololabis saira isolate AMF1-May2022 chromosome 16, fColSai1.1, whole genome shotgun sequence genome encodes:
- the LOC133461895 gene encoding serine/threonine-protein kinase PAK 2-like → MCDSGVCQDKPPAPPVRMSSQGGAKDSQSNNHNSRPLPSVPEERKSKNKIKSMFVSEKGGRKKDKDKDRPEISSPSDFEHTIHVGFDAVTGEFTGMPEQWARLLQTSNISKSEQKQNPQAVLDILKFYDSTSGKQKYLSVSASDKDQSPGTATSPSGKDADDEDDDDTPPPVVAPRPEHTKSVYTRSVIDPLPPPEVDSSKAADKKKNKGGKMTDEEIMEKLRSIVSIGDPKKKYTRYEKIGQGASGTVYTAIDVATGQEVAIKQINLQKQPKKELIINEILVMKELKNPNIVNFVDSFLVGDELYVVMEYLAGGSLTDVVTETCMDEAQIGAVCREVLQALEFLHANQVIHRDIKSDNVLLGMDGSVKLTDFGFCAQITPEQSKRSTMVGTPYWMAPEVVTRKAYGPKVDIWSLGIMAIEMVEGEPPYLNENPLRALYLIATNGTPELQSPEKLSPVFKDFLSRCLEMDVEKRGSGRELLQHPFLKLAKPLSSLTPLILAAKEAMKSNR, encoded by the exons ATGTGTGACAGCGGAGTTTGTCAGGACaagccccccgccccccctgtCAGGATGAGCAGCCAAGGAGGAGCCAAGGACAGCCAGTCAAACAATCACAACTCTCGGCCGCTGCCGTCGGTACCCGAGGAAAGGAAGTCCAAAAACAAGATCAAGTCCATGTTTGTCTCAGAGAAAG gaggcagaaagaaagacaaagatAAGGACAGGCCTGAGATCTCCTCTCCTTCCGACTTCGAACACACCATCCATGTGGGTTTTGACGCCGTTACCGGAGAGTTTACT GGCATGccggagcagtgggcccggCTCCTTCAGACCTCCAACATCAGTAAATCGGAGCAGAAACAGAACCCTCAGGCCGTCCTCGACATTCTCAAGTTCTACGACTCCACCAGTGGAAAACAGAAATACCTCAGTGTTTCCGCCTCAG ATAAAGACCAGTCA ccgggTACTGCTACTTCTCCATCTGGTAAAGATGCAgacgatgaggatgatgatgacacACCACCTCCAGTTGTGGCACCACGGCCCGAACACACAAAATCA GTATATACGAGGTCGGTTATTGACCCACTGCCACCTCCAGAGGTGGACAGTTCCAAGGCGGCagacaagaagaaaaacaagggaggaaagatgacCGATGAGGAGATCATGGAGAAACTAA GGAGCATTGTCAGTATTGGAGATCCCAAGAAAAAATACACCCGCTATGAAAAGATTGGCCAAGG GGCGTCCGGCACCGTTTACACAGCCATAGATGTCGCCACAGGACAAGAA gTGGCCATCAAACAGATCAACTTGCAGAAGCAGCCGAAGAAAGAGCTGATCATCAACGAGATCCTGGTCATGAAGGAGCTGAAGAACCCCAACATCGTCAACTTCGTGGACAG TTTCCTTGTTGGTGATGAGCTTTATGTGGTGATGGAGTACCTCGCCGGTGGATCTCTAACCGACGTTGTGACGGAGACGTGCATGGACGAGGCTCAGATCGGTGCCGTCTGCAGAGAG GTCCTTCAGGCTCTGGAGTTTCTCCATGCCAACCAGGTCATCCACAGAGACATCAAGAGTGACAACGTGCTCctggggatggatggatcagtCAAACTCA CTGACTTCGGGTTCTGTGCTCAGATCACCCCTGAGCAGAGCAAGCGCAGCACCATGGTGGGGACTCCGTACTGGATGGCCCCAGAGGTGGTGACCAGGAAAGCCTACGGACCCAAAGTGGACATCTGGTCTCTGGGGATCATGGCCATAGAGATGGTGGAGGGAGAGCCTCCGTATCTGAACGAGAATCCTCTCAGG GCTTTGTATCTGATCGCCACCAACGGGACTCCTGAGCTCCAGAGCCCCGAGAAGCTGTCTCCCGTCTTCAAGGACTTCCTGTCTCGCTGTCTGGAGATGGACGTGGAGAAACGAGGTTCAGGGAGAGAACTGCTGCAG CATCCGTTCCTGAAGCTGGCCAAACCTCTTTCCAGCCTCACTCCTCTCATCCTGGCGGCCAAGGAGGCCATGAAGAGCAACCGCTAA